A genomic segment from Nicotiana tabacum cultivar K326 chromosome 7, ASM71507v2, whole genome shotgun sequence encodes:
- the LOC107792204 gene encoding phosphatidylinositol 3,4,5-trisphosphate 3-phosphatase and protein-tyrosine-phosphatase PTEN2A, with product MDSGSADVSDSQPVTASNAARSTAVDSAPGQSTEEVPSKLSTSGISSWAKNLKIPQPFTGSQDEQSSGNATKSTFARFTGGLGMRLSPKSPAAENSEGTSTSPSSFIGTFTKGLVDSSKNAVKAVQVKARHVVSQNKRRYQEGGFDLDLTYITENIIAMGFPAGDMSSGIFGYVEGFYRNHMEEVIKFFETHHKDKYKVYNLCSERLYDASLFEGKVACFPFDDHNCPPIQLIISFCQSAYSWLKEDIENVVVVHCKAGMARTGLMISSLLLYLKFFPTAEESMDYYNQKRCVDGKGLVLPSQIRYVKYFERILMYFNGENQPGRRCMLRGFRLHRCPYWIRPSITVSDHNGVLFSTKKHPRTKDLSPEDFWFSAPKKGVMVFALPGEPGLAELAGDFKIHFHDGQGDFYCWLNTTMIENRKVLTTGDLDGFDKRKLPSPGFQVEVVLVDYDAAFPARPQSETTTRESADSSSANPAPGSNPTSGGEPAARSNTNQHPGNSDKDDVFSDNESEETGMSKTRQTKAASEASAPADAKPLGSKNNNDSDKLSSLTHKTEQVSLGGTSSIHSEPKRDGSDGATSGVEVSNPVGGVSDFKVVAADASVFSFGDEEDYESE from the exons ATGGACTCAGGATCTGCTGATGTATCAGATTCACAACCTGTTACGGCATCAAATGCAGCAAGGTCTACTGCAGTGGATTCTGCACCAGGCCAGTCAACAGAGGAGGTGCCTTCAAAGCTCTCTACTTCAGGCATCTCCTCATGggccaaaaatttaaaaattccaCAACCGTTCACGGGATCCCAAGATGAACAATCATCTGGAAATGCTACCAAATCAACCTTTGCTCGTTTCACTGGTGGGCTTGGAATGCGTCTGTCCCCTAAGTCTCCTGCAGCTGAAAATTCTGAAGGAACATCAACATCGCCATCCAGCTTTATTGGAACATTCACCAAAGGATTAGTTGACTCTTCGAAGAATGCAGTGAAGGCTGTGCAGGTTAAAGCGCGACATGTTGTATCCCAGAATAAGAGAAGATACCAG GAAGGAGGATTTGATTTAGATTTGACCTACATAACAGAGAATATAATTGCCATGGGCTTCCCTGCTGGTGATATGAGCTCTGGCATTTTTGGCTATGTTGAG GGGTTCTACAGAAACCACATGGAAGAAGTCATTAAATTCTTTGAAACTCATCATAAG GATAAATACAAAGTTTACAATCTTTGTTCTGAAAGATTGTATGATGCTTCTCTGTTTGAGGGAAAG GTTGCTTGTTTTCCATTTGATGATCACAACTGCCCTCCTATTCAACTCATTATATCGTTTTGTCAAAGTGCATACTCTTGGTTGAAGGAGGATATCGAAAATGTTGTGGTTGTACATTGTAAGGCAGGAATGGCAAGAACTGGTTTGATGATCTCTAGTCTTCTTCTATACTTGAAA TTCTTTCCTACGGCGGAGGAGTCTATGGATTACTACAACCAAAAGAGATGCGTAGATGGAAAAGGATTAGTTTTGCCGAGCCAGATT AGATATGTCAAGTATTTCGAACGCATCTTAATGTACTTCAATGGAGAAAACCAGCCTGGCCGCAG GTGCATGCTCAGAGGATTTCGCCTCCATAGGTGCCCTTATTGGATAAGGCCTTCTATTACAGTATCGGATCATAATG GTGTGCTCTTCTCAACAAAAAAACATCCAAGAACCAAGGATCTATCG CCTGAGGATTTTTGGTTCAGTGCACCAAAGAAAGGGGTTATGGTTTTTGCTCTTCCAGGCGAGCCTGGCCTTGCAGAGTTAGCTGGGGATTTCAAAATCCATTTTCATGACGGTCAAGGAGACTTTTATTG TTGGCTGAATACAACAATGATAGAGAACAGGAAAGTTCTGACCACAGGCGACCTTGATGGTTTTGACAAG AGAAAATTACCATCACCTGGTTTCCAAGTGGAAGTAGTCCTTGTGGACTATGATGCTGCCTTCCCTGCTCGACCCCAATCAGAAACCACCACCAGAGAATCAGCTGACAGTTCAAGTGCTAATCCTGCCCCTGGATCTAATCCTACCTCAGGCGGTGAGCCTGCTGCCAGAAGTAACACGAACCAACACCCTGGGAACAGTGACAAGGATGACGTGTTCTCAGACAATGAATCTGAGGAAACTGGAATGTCAAAGACTAGACAAACTAAAGCTGCTTCTGAAGCTAGTGCTCCTGCAGATGCAAAACCCCTTGGGTCCAAAAACAATAATGATTCAGATAAATTATCAAGCTTGACACATAAGACAGAGCAAGTCTCGTTGGGAGGTACAAGCTCTATACACAGCGAGCCTAAAAGAGATGGCTCAGATGGAGCTACCTCTGGTGTTGAGGTTTCCAATCCGGTTGGAGGAGTGAGTGATTTCAAGGTAGTTGCAGCTGATGCATCTGTTTTCTCATTTGGTGATGAAGAGGATTATGAAAGTGAATAA